One genomic window of Lagenorhynchus albirostris chromosome 17, mLagAlb1.1, whole genome shotgun sequence includes the following:
- the LYPLA1 gene encoding acyl-protein thioesterase 1 isoform X3, producing MPVTLNMNMAMPSWFDIIGLSPDSQEDETGIKQAAESVKALIDQEVKNGIPSNRIILGGFSQGGALSLYTALTTQQKLAGVTALSCWLPLRASFPQGPISGVNRDISILQCHGDSDPLVPLMFGSLTAERLKTLVNPTNVTFKTYGGMTHSSCQQEMMDVKQFIDKLLPPID from the exons ATGCCTGTAACGTTAAATATGAACATGGCCATGCCTTCTTG GTTTGACATCATTGGGCTTTCACCGGATTCACAGGAAGATGAAACTGGAATTAAACAGGCAGCAGAAAGTG taAAAGCTTTGATAGACCAAGAGGTGAAGAATGGCATTCCTTCTAACAGAATTATTTTGGGAGGATTTTCTCAG GGAGGAGCTTTGTCTCTGTACACGGCACTGACCACACAGCAGAAGCTGGCTGGCGTCACCGCTCTCAGCTGTTGGCTGCCCCTGCGGGCTTCCTTTCCACAG GGTCCTATCAGTGGCGTGAATAGAGACATTTCTATTCTTCAGTGCCATGGAGATTCGGATCCTTTAGTTCCCCTAATGTTTGGTTCTCTTACTGCTGAAAGGCTAAAGACATTGGTAAATCCAACCAACGTAACCTTCAAAACCTATGGAGGCATGACGCACAGTTCATGTCAACAG GAAATGATGGATGTCAAGCAGTTCATTGATAAACTCCTACCTCCTATTGATTGA